Proteins from a single region of Scleropages formosus unplaced genomic scaffold, fSclFor1.1, whole genome shotgun sequence:
- the LOC114909051 gene encoding myosin heavy chain, skeletal muscle-like — VKIVHFQARIEELEEEIEAERAARAKVEKQRADLSRELEEISERLEEAGGATAAQIEMNKKREAEFQKLRRDLEEATLQHEATAAALRKKQADSVAELGEQIDNLQRVKQKLEKEKSEYKMEIDDLSSNMEAVAKSKANLEKMCRTLEDQMSELKSKNDENVRQLNDISAQKARLQTENW, encoded by the exons GTCAAAATCGTGCACTTCCAGGCTCGTAtcgaagagctggaggaggaaattGAAGCTGAACGTGCTGCTAGGGCCAAGGTGGAGAAACAGAGGGCTGATCTCTCCAGGGAGCTTGAAGAGATCAGTGAGAGACTTGAAGAGGCTGGTGGGGCAACTGCTGCTCAGATTGAGATGAACAAGAAACGAGAAGCTGAGTTCCAGAAGCTTCGCCGTGATCTTGAGGAGGCCACCCTACAGCACGAGGCCACTGCTGCCGCTCTTCGCAAGAAGCAGGCCGATAGCGTGGCAGAGCTGGGAGAACAAATCGACAACCTTCAGCGTGTCAAGCAGaaactggagaaggagaagagtgAATACAAAATGGAAATCGACGATCTATCCAGCAACATGGAGGCTGTTGCCAAATCAAAG gctaatttggagaaaatgtgccGGACCCTTGAAGATCAGATGAGTGAACTCAAGAGCAAGAATGACGAAAATGTTCGTCAGCTGAATGACATTAGTGCACAAAAAGCCAGACTTCAGACAGAGAACTGGTAA
- the LOC114909081 gene encoding myosin heavy chain, fast skeletal muscle-like, whose protein sequence is MSKANSEVAQWRTKYETDAIQRTEELEEAKKKLAQRLQDAEESIEAVNSKCASLEKTKQRLQGEVEDLMIDVERANALAANLDKKQRNFDKVLAEWKQKYEESQAELEGAQKEARSLSTELFKMKNSYEETLDHLETMKRENKNLQQEISDLTEQIGETGKTIHELEKAKKTVETEKSEIQTALEEAEGTLEHEEAKILRIQLELNQVKGEIDRKLAEKDEEIEQIKRNSQRIIDSMQSSLDAEVRSRNDALRVKKKMEGDLNEMEIQLSHANRQAVEAQKQLRNVQGQLKDAQLHLDEAIRGQEDMKEQVAMVERRNTLMQAEIEELRVALEQTERARKVAEQELVDASERVSLLHSQNTSLINTKKKLEADLVQIQGEVEDTIQEARNAEEKAKKAITDAAMMAEELKKEQDTSAHLERMKKNLEVTVKDLQHRLDEAESLAMKGGKKQLQKLEARVRELESEVEGEQRRGADAIKGVRKYERRSRSSPTRLRRTRRT, encoded by the exons ATGTCCAAGGCCAACAGCGAAGTGGCTCAGTGGAGAACCAAATATGAAACCGATGCCATCCAGCGCACCGAGGAGCTTGAGGAGGCCAA GAAAAAGCTTGCCCAGCGTCTGCAAGATGCAGAGGAATCTATTGAAGCTGTGAACTCCAAGTGTGCCTCTCTGGAGAAGACCAAGCAGAGGCTGCAGGGTGAAGTGGAGGATCTCATGATTGACGTGGAAAGAGCAAATGCCTTGGCTGCTAACCTGGACAAGAAGCAGAGAAACTTTGACAAG GTTCTGGCTGAATGGAAACAGAAGTACGAGGAAAGCCAGGCAGAGCTGGAAGGAGCTCAGAAAGAGGCTCGTTCTCTCAGCACTGAGCTCTTCAAGATGAAGAACTCCTACGAAGAAACCTTGGACCATCTGGAGACcatgaagagagagaacaaaaacTTGCAGC AGGAGATCTCAGACCTGACTGAACAGATTGGTGAAACTGGAAAGACCATTCATGAGCTGGAGAAGGCTAAAAAGACAGTGGAGACTGAGAAGTCTGAAATACAAACTGCCCTTGAAGAAGCTGAG GGCACACTGGAGCATGAGGAAGCCAAGATCCTTAGAATCCAGTTGGAGCTCAACCAGGTCAAGGGAGAAATTGACAGGAAGCTCGCTGAGAAGGATGAGGAGATAGAGCAGATCAAGAGGAACAGTCAGAGAATCATTGACTCCATGCAGAGCAGTCTCGACGCTGAAGTCAGAAGCAGGAACGATGCTCTGAGAGTCAAGAAGAAGATGGAGGGAGATCTCAATGAGATGGAGATCCAGCTCAGTCACGCCAACCGCCAGGCTGTTGAGGCCCAGAAACAACTGAGGAACGTCCAGGGACAGCTCAAG GATGCCCAGCTGCACCTTGATGAAGCCATCAGAGGACAGGAGGACATGAAGGAGCAGGTTGCTATGGTGGAACGACGGAACACCCTGATGCAGGCTGAGATTGAGGAGCTGAGAGTTGCTCTGGAGCAGACGGAGAGAGCCCGCAAAGTGGCCGAGCAGGAGCTGGTTGATGCCAGTGAGCGTGTCAGTTTACTGCACTCCCAG AATACAAGTCTCATTAATACCAAGAAAAAGCTTGAAGCTGACCTTGTTCAGATCCAAGGGGAGGTTGAAGACACCATTCAGGAAGCGAGAAATGCTGAAGAGAAGGCCAAGAAAGCCATCACTGAT gcTGCTATGATggcagaggagctgaagaaggaacaGGACACCAGCGCTCACCtggagaggatgaagaagaaccTGGAGGTCACAGTCAAGGACCTTCAGCATCGTCTGGATGAGGCTGAGAGTTTGGCCATGaagggtggaaagaaacagctCCAGAAACTGGAAGCAAGG